The Lycium ferocissimum isolate CSIRO_LF1 unplaced genomic scaffold, AGI_CSIRO_Lferr_CH_V1 ctg8568, whole genome shotgun sequence DNA segment GCAGATGTTTGCAACTGTCAAATAAGTGTTGAAATACAACAGGTAACCTCAGTTGTTggaaaacatcaacaaaattgcaagcctttttttttcgaaacaacaaggagaagaagaacaaaaacaacaccaaaaatcataatttcacaaCCACAACCACTATTTACAAACTCACAAACCCCAACAAGTGCAACAAATACACGAAACTACaataaaacaaacaacattcaagaaaaacccatgctcttcttcatcttctctaaccaaaatcatcattttcacactctgatttcaaaaccctaacttttgaaccaagtgaaaaaaaaaaaaagtttacctgAGAATGAATAGAGAAGCAACAacaatggagagagagagagagagagagagagagagagatggagagagaggaACGAACAACAACAATGGTGGTCGCCGATTTTTTGCAgaacggagagagagagagagacaggaCTGgaactgcttttttttttttgaaataagatGAACAAGTAGTTGGGATCGTGGGGGGAAGTGGGTTGGAAGgagtttttgtataatgtgtgTGGGTTGGAAGaagtttttgtataatgtgtatgggcttttgtgtattttgtaaaagattataagttttaaaaattataattcagtcCCAATTTTAGTTAATCACATTTTTAAGACAAGTTTGACCTTGGCTGGTCAAACTtgtcaccatttctaattaTGAGACTTTTTTGTCACCTGAGTTAATAAAACCCATCAAATAAACAATCCAAAACACACCCTTAACTAAAATGTGAAGATCCTCAAATTCGCATCAAGCAAAATACCAAGGGCAAGAACCCAAGTGTTGCCAAAAGTATAGAATCTAAACCAACATGGTTGGACAAATTAGTTGAACTAGGAACGATAGTTGAAGGGTTGTTGCTCTTAGAAGAAGGTGTAGGAAAACTAGAGGCCCTGGCCTGAGGTGCCAGAGCTGCAGCTGGAGAAACTACTCTATTATCTTCAACATTTACATGAAGTTTCATCCCTCCAAGACAATGTAACCTGTTCCCACAAATGAAGTAACTGTCCCCTGGCTTTGTTAATGGGAAAGATGTATTGCCTTTGCTGCTCGATTTTAGTGATTTGGTTATGTTGCACCCATCGAAATTCTCCTTTGTTACCTCATACACGCTATGGTACGTTGAAAATTGGAACACTGCAAAAAAGATGAGTCGATCAATGTAATTAAGATTTGATCTATAGATGGGTACTTGGAGAGAAGAGATGATGTACTTACAAAGAACATCGCCAACGACTAATCTTTTGCCTAGCAACCATGTATCAAGATCAGTGCTAATATCCCAGCCAGAATTATCACCCACCATGTAGTTAGTGGCTGAACCTGAGTATGCAAGAGCAAGAATAACCATGACATAAACCAGTAGAATCTTTCCCATAATTGGAATTGCTTGGAAGAAAGATAAAATTGgttgtacatatgtatatactacTATGTTTGTGGCATGCAAGATAGGAGATTTTGTAATTAGATTACCTAACTTTATTAGATAAAAGCTTAGTTGAAATAGCTTTCATAAGTGAATTATAGAACTATAGAGAGGAGGAGGACAGAGGCGTTTGTTGAGATTATGGACAAAGAAACTGTTTAAAATTGTTATGTTGGTTCAGTTGTGGAGCATAATGTGTCCTGTTTTAGAAGGCAGCTTAACGCCTGTTGACTCCAAATTCTTTCTCTCTATCTTTTTCACTTTGGAAATGAGTGTCTCATCTGGTAAACCAAAAAGTGGATTATATACAAGTTTCTTTAACTTGATATGTCAAGTCTGACAGAAAATAATTGTTTATCCAGCACTTAAATAGATGTTACAAAACATTAATATACCAGAAATAGGCAGGAAGTACTGCATACTGGTTATAACCATACAAGATTCAAATCTCACCAAAATCTTCAgtctcttcttgttttccttctTCCCTGTTTAAGGACACCCCCGCTCCACGAgtccggaacctaaatgacccaaaaaaagcaaatgaaccaaaataccccaacaaataAAAGTGGTACCACAatacctttaacgcagtaatttactgcgttaaaggacttaaccgtaaCGGCATGGTTAAGTCCAATAGCGTAGTAAATTACTGGGCTAttctgcttcttttttttttttttggttacttattctctttcttttaaattttcgcacttttttcatactttagccatagattaatcatgcttcgagacaccggaacgtcaatattttaaatagaacccctttttttttgtgcaattaataatgTTGGCTCAATACGTCAAGGATAGGCAAAAGTTCAGGTCGtcattttagtggttgaaaagtgatCGAAGTAAGTTTTTGTTCGAAAACTTTttatcattagctttaagttttttaatttttagggtttcgtgttatttttaaattaatgcgtaactttatttcgaatatgtcaCGACTTTTTTTTATGATCAATTTAGGATGTCACACGAGTTAGTTATAAAtgataataaag contains these protein-coding regions:
- the LOC132045919 gene encoding mavicyanin-like; the protein is MGKILLVYVMVILALAYSGSATNYMVGDNSGWDISTDLDTWLLGKRLVVGDVLLFQFSTYHSVYEVTKENFDGCNITKSLKSSSKGNTSFPLTKPGDSYFICGNRLHCLGGMKLHVNVEDNRVVSPAAALAPQARASSFPTPSSKSNNPSTIVPSSTNLSNHVGLDSILLATLGFLPLVFCLMRI